The proteins below come from a single Dermatophilaceae bacterium Soc4.6 genomic window:
- the nhaA gene encoding Na+/H+ antiporter NhaA yields the protein MPDDRPNDQPTSPDTSESAESAESADSTAAAAVQAVVPAPVRRLLSRGSWPEAHYVAGALRTETVGGALLLGAAVVALVWVNTPWHTAYESLRELTFGPAALHLDLSLSTWAADGLLAVFFLVAGIELKREFVTGDLSDRTRAALPIAAAVCGVALPALLYAATVALSGGSAEQLRGWAIPTATDIAFALAVLAVLSTHLPSALRSFLLTLAVVDDLIAITIIAIFYTDSVDVLALGLAVIPLAVFTGMLRLGCRSPRLRAVLHHPVLLAVPALLAWGLVHASGIHATVAGVLLGLLVPVSRDHAGSEGHTLAETIEHRLRPFSAGVAVPVFAFVAAGVRVVGGGFTDSITDVVAIGVVVGLVVGKAVGILGGTWLFARFTRAELDDDLAWSDVAGLSLLSGVGFTVSLLIGELAFGPGSPQDEHARLAVLVGSVLSALLATAVLRRRNRHYRLVHERENEDLDGDGIPDVYIRTAPSAGLR from the coding sequence ATGCCCGACGACCGCCCGAACGACCAGCCCACCTCGCCCGACACCTCCGAGTCCGCCGAGTCCGCCGAGTCCGCCGACTCGACGGCAGCGGCGGCGGTGCAGGCAGTCGTCCCGGCTCCCGTGCGCCGCCTCCTCAGCCGCGGCTCCTGGCCGGAGGCGCACTACGTCGCGGGCGCCCTGCGCACCGAGACCGTCGGCGGCGCCCTGCTCCTCGGGGCGGCCGTCGTCGCCCTGGTGTGGGTCAACACCCCGTGGCACACGGCATACGAGAGCCTCCGCGAGCTGACCTTCGGCCCCGCCGCACTGCACCTCGACCTCAGCCTGTCGACGTGGGCGGCCGACGGCCTGCTGGCCGTCTTCTTCCTCGTGGCGGGCATCGAGCTCAAGCGCGAGTTCGTCACCGGCGACCTCTCCGACCGCACGCGGGCGGCCCTGCCCATCGCCGCCGCCGTCTGCGGCGTCGCGCTGCCCGCCCTGCTGTATGCCGCCACCGTCGCCCTCTCGGGCGGCTCCGCCGAGCAGCTGCGCGGCTGGGCGATCCCCACGGCGACCGACATCGCCTTCGCGCTCGCCGTGCTCGCGGTGCTCTCGACCCACCTGCCGTCGGCCCTGCGCAGCTTCCTGCTGACCCTCGCGGTGGTCGACGACCTGATCGCGATCACGATCATCGCGATCTTCTACACCGACAGCGTCGACGTCCTCGCCCTCGGCCTGGCGGTCATCCCGCTGGCGGTCTTCACCGGGATGCTGCGCCTGGGCTGCCGCTCGCCCCGGCTGCGGGCGGTGCTGCACCACCCCGTGCTGCTGGCCGTCCCCGCACTCCTCGCGTGGGGCCTGGTCCACGCCTCAGGGATCCACGCGACCGTCGCGGGCGTGCTGCTGGGGCTGCTGGTGCCCGTGAGCCGCGACCACGCCGGCAGTGAGGGCCACACCCTCGCCGAGACGATCGAGCACCGGCTGCGTCCCTTCTCGGCCGGCGTCGCCGTGCCGGTCTTCGCCTTCGTGGCCGCCGGCGTGCGGGTCGTGGGCGGCGGCTTCACCGACTCGATCACCGACGTCGTGGCCATCGGCGTGGTCGTCGGGCTGGTGGTCGGCAAGGCGGTCGGCATCCTCGGCGGCACGTGGCTCTTCGCCCGCTTCACCCGGGCCGAGCTCGACGACGACCTCGCGTGGAGCGACGTCGCCGGGCTGTCGCTCCTGTCCGGCGTGGGGTTCACGGTCTCGCTGCTCATCGGTGAGCTGGCCTTCGGTCCGGGCTCACCCCAGGACGAGCACGCTCGGCTCGCCGTGCTCGTCGGCTCGGTGCTGTCGGCCCTGCTGGCCACGGCGGTGCTGCGGCGGCGCAACCGCCACTACCGGCTGGTCCACGAGCGGGAGAACGAGGACCTCGACGGCGACGGGATCCCCGACGTCTACATCCGGACCGCACCCTCGGCCGGACTTCGTTAG
- a CDS encoding lysophospholipid acyltransferase family protein — MRDVTYWVVNGAVTALFRLLGVRFTVRGDEHIPREGGAVLASNHVSYLDFTFVGRAGRRRGRWVRFMSKEAVFDPPVVRSVMRAMRHIPVDRSNGVAALRTGVRTARAGELVGVFPEATISRSFTIKGAKAGAAAIAVWEQVPLLPVVVWGSQRLLTTGPRWSLRRGTAVTVLIGEPMHPGPDADPYAVTAELRARLATLLEQAMEDYPQDPRDAGDRWWVPAVRGGDAPTREVASQLEEESLQRREAAREAKRQAALDARKRA; from the coding sequence ATGAGAGACGTCACCTACTGGGTCGTCAACGGGGCGGTCACCGCGCTCTTCCGGCTGCTCGGCGTGCGCTTCACCGTGCGCGGCGACGAGCACATCCCCCGCGAGGGCGGTGCGGTGCTCGCGAGCAACCACGTCTCGTACCTCGACTTCACCTTCGTCGGCCGGGCGGGACGACGCCGCGGACGATGGGTGCGCTTCATGTCCAAGGAGGCGGTCTTCGACCCGCCCGTCGTGCGGTCGGTCATGCGTGCCATGCGGCACATCCCGGTCGACCGCAGCAACGGGGTGGCGGCGCTGCGCACCGGGGTGCGCACCGCCCGCGCGGGCGAGCTCGTCGGTGTCTTTCCCGAGGCCACGATCAGCCGCTCCTTCACGATCAAGGGGGCCAAGGCCGGCGCGGCGGCGATCGCGGTCTGGGAGCAGGTGCCGCTGCTACCGGTCGTCGTGTGGGGGTCGCAGCGGCTGCTGACCACCGGGCCGCGATGGAGCCTGCGCCGTGGCACCGCGGTCACCGTGCTCATCGGCGAGCCGATGCACCCCGGCCCCGACGCCGACCCGTATGCCGTGACCGCCGAGCTGCGCGCGCGCCTCGCGACGCTGCTCGAGCAGGCGATGGAGGACTACCCCCAGGACCCGCGCGACGCCGGCGACCGCTGGTGGGTGCCGGCCGTGCGCGGCGGCGACGCCCCGACCCGGGAGGTCGCCAGCCAGCTCGAGGAGGAGTCGCTGCAGCGGCGCGAGGCAGCCCGCGAGGCCAAGCGGCAGGCGGCGCTCGACGCGAGGAAGCGCGCCTGA
- a CDS encoding DUF3349 domain-containing protein, whose protein sequence is MPLNDRLRGVIDWLVAGYPSGIPAKDYIPVLALLRRRLTQDEVATVALEIATRYPSGSATDIAVGISKITDELPSEDDVARVETHLTQHHGWPDVTLS, encoded by the coding sequence ATGCCGCTCAACGACCGGCTCCGAGGGGTCATCGACTGGCTCGTCGCAGGCTATCCGTCGGGCATCCCCGCGAAGGACTACATCCCTGTGCTGGCCCTGCTGCGGCGGCGCCTGACGCAGGACGAGGTGGCGACGGTCGCGCTCGAGATCGCGACCCGCTACCCCTCCGGCAGCGCCACGGACATCGCCGTCGGGATCTCGAAGATCACGGACGAGCTGCCCTCGGAGGACGACGTGGCCCGGGTCGAGACCCACCTGACCCAGCACCACGGCTGGCCGGACGTCACCCTCTCGTAA
- a CDS encoding DUF485 domain-containing protein: MSNDAQGRTVDTTDYEAVQASPEFTELRRRFRAFVFPLTGGFLAWYFLYVACAAFAPGFMAHKLVGNINVGLVFGLLQFVSTFAITIYYVRWADRVFDPAADAIAATIERDAR, from the coding sequence GTGAGCAACGACGCTCAGGGCAGGACCGTTGACACCACGGACTACGAAGCAGTCCAGGCGTCCCCGGAGTTCACCGAGCTGCGACGCCGGTTCCGCGCGTTCGTCTTCCCCCTCACCGGCGGCTTCCTCGCCTGGTACTTCCTCTACGTCGCCTGCGCCGCGTTCGCGCCCGGCTTCATGGCGCACAAGCTCGTCGGCAACATCAACGTCGGGCTGGTCTTCGGTCTGCTGCAGTTCGTGTCCACCTTCGCCATCACCATCTACTACGTGCGCTGGGCCGACCGGGTCTTCGACCCCGCGGCCGACGCCATCGCCGCCACGATCGAGAGGGACGCCCGATGA
- the acs gene encoding acetate--CoA ligase, which translates to MSSQTLENLSHEDRSFPPDPAFTAQANGTQAMYDAAAADYEGFWADQARSRISWSKDFTSVLDWSNAPFATWFEDGELNAAYNCVDRHVEAGHGDRVAIHFVGEPEGDTRDITYGELQVLVMKAANALTDLGVTKGDPVAIYLPMIPEAAVAMLACARIGAPHSVVFGGFSAEALNTRIQDAGCKVVITADGGYRRGAPSALKPAVDAALAKAPTGVEHVLVVKRTGQDVAWTDVDIWWDDAMEKAADTHEAKGMEAEHPLFILYTSGTTGKPKGIFHTTGGYLTQVAYTNAVVHDVHPETDVYWCTADVGWVTGHSYMIYGPMANGATQVMYEGTPDTPHQGRWWEIIEKYKVTIFYSAPTAIRTCMKWGESIPARFDLSSIRLLGSVGESINPEAWMWYRRVIGADQAPIVDTWWQTETGAIMISPLPGVTALKPGSAQRAIPGISVDVVDDEAKSVPDGGGGYLVIDKPWPAMLRGIWGDPERYRETYWSRFDNLYFAGDGAKRDEEGNIWLLGRVDDVMNVSGHRLSTTEIESALVSHPKVAEAAVVGAADATTGQAVCAFVILRGDAVELADQPGEGEKLVQELRGHVATEIGPIAKPRQIMIVKELPKTRSGKIMRRLLRDVAENREVGDVTTLADSSVMDLIKSGASSAGSED; encoded by the coding sequence GTGTCCAGCCAGACCCTCGAGAACCTCAGCCACGAGGACCGCTCCTTCCCACCCGATCCGGCGTTCACCGCACAGGCCAACGGCACGCAGGCGATGTACGACGCGGCCGCCGCCGACTACGAGGGCTTCTGGGCCGACCAGGCGCGCAGCCGGATCTCGTGGAGCAAGGACTTCACGAGCGTGCTCGACTGGAGCAACGCGCCCTTCGCCACGTGGTTCGAGGACGGCGAGCTCAACGCGGCCTACAACTGCGTCGATCGCCACGTCGAGGCCGGCCACGGCGACCGCGTCGCCATCCACTTCGTCGGCGAGCCCGAGGGCGACACCCGCGACATCACCTACGGCGAGCTGCAGGTCCTGGTGATGAAGGCGGCCAACGCCTTGACCGACCTCGGCGTGACGAAGGGCGACCCGGTCGCCATCTACCTGCCGATGATCCCCGAGGCGGCGGTGGCCATGCTGGCCTGCGCCCGCATCGGCGCCCCGCACTCGGTCGTCTTCGGCGGCTTCTCGGCCGAGGCGCTCAACACCCGCATCCAGGACGCCGGCTGCAAGGTCGTCATCACCGCTGACGGCGGCTACCGCCGCGGCGCCCCCTCGGCGCTGAAGCCGGCGGTCGACGCGGCCCTCGCGAAGGCGCCCACGGGCGTCGAGCACGTGCTGGTGGTCAAGCGCACCGGGCAGGACGTCGCGTGGACCGACGTCGACATCTGGTGGGACGACGCCATGGAGAAGGCCGCCGACACCCACGAGGCGAAGGGCATGGAGGCCGAGCACCCGCTCTTCATCCTGTACACCTCGGGCACCACGGGGAAGCCGAAGGGCATCTTCCACACCACTGGCGGCTACCTCACACAGGTGGCCTACACCAACGCCGTCGTGCACGACGTGCACCCCGAGACGGATGTCTACTGGTGCACCGCCGACGTCGGCTGGGTCACCGGGCACTCCTACATGATCTACGGCCCGATGGCCAACGGTGCCACCCAGGTGATGTACGAGGGCACCCCCGACACCCCGCACCAGGGCAGGTGGTGGGAGATCATCGAGAAGTACAAGGTGACGATCTTCTACAGCGCCCCCACCGCGATCCGCACGTGCATGAAGTGGGGCGAGTCGATCCCCGCCAGGTTCGACCTGTCGTCGATCCGCCTGCTCGGCTCGGTGGGTGAGTCGATCAACCCCGAGGCGTGGATGTGGTACCGCCGGGTCATCGGCGCCGACCAGGCGCCCATCGTCGACACCTGGTGGCAGACCGAGACCGGCGCGATCATGATCAGCCCGCTGCCGGGAGTGACCGCGCTCAAGCCCGGCTCGGCCCAGAGGGCCATCCCCGGCATCTCGGTCGACGTCGTCGACGACGAGGCGAAGTCGGTGCCCGACGGTGGTGGCGGCTACCTCGTCATCGACAAGCCGTGGCCCGCGATGCTGCGCGGCATCTGGGGTGACCCGGAGCGCTACCGGGAGACCTACTGGTCGCGCTTCGACAACCTCTACTTCGCCGGTGACGGCGCCAAGCGCGACGAGGAGGGCAACATCTGGCTCCTCGGCCGGGTCGACGACGTCATGAACGTCTCCGGCCACCGCCTATCGACCACCGAGATCGAGTCGGCCCTGGTGTCGCACCCGAAGGTCGCCGAGGCCGCGGTCGTCGGGGCGGCCGACGCGACGACCGGCCAGGCGGTCTGCGCCTTCGTCATCCTGCGCGGCGACGCCGTCGAGCTGGCCGACCAGCCCGGCGAGGGCGAGAAGCTGGTGCAGGAGCTGCGGGGTCACGTCGCCACCGAGATCGGCCCGATCGCGAAGCCGCGGCAGATCATGATCGTCAAGGAGCTGCCCAAGACGCGCTCCGGCAAGATCATGCGCCGGCTGCTGCGCGACGTCGCCGAGAACCGCGAGGTCGGTGACGTCACGACCCTCGCCGACTCGTCGGTGATGGACCTGATCAAGAGCGGCGCCAGCTCGGCTGGCTCCGAGGACTGA
- a CDS encoding inorganic phosphate transporter, whose protein sequence is MTSATVILALVVVTALAFDFTNGFHDTGNAMATSIATGALTPKVAVGLSGALNLVGAFLSVEVALTVTNAVINIQDKAGRPLPELTADGGYSLLLIVLCGLVGGIVWNLLTWLLGIPSSSSHALFGGLIGAAIAALGLSGVHWVGTGTKLDGVVGKVILPGLASPFIAGLVAATGTWLVYRVTVGVAQRFTDSGFRWGQIGSASLVSLAHGTNDAQKTMGVITLALIGSGHWSDTKSIPFWVKLVCALAISAGTYIGGWRVIRTLGKGLVEIAPPQGVAAESASAAVILASSHLGFALSTTHVATGSILGTGLGRKGAQVRWNVALRMVAAWLITLPAAAVVGAAMWWLGHLVGGLAGAVVVFLVLVGLASAIYVRARRQPVDSGNVNDAWELPEPAVSAAREKAVAR, encoded by the coding sequence ATGACATCAGCCACGGTCATCCTCGCGCTGGTCGTGGTGACGGCCCTCGCCTTCGACTTCACCAACGGCTTCCACGACACCGGCAACGCCATGGCCACCTCGATCGCCACGGGTGCCCTCACCCCGAAGGTCGCGGTCGGCCTCTCCGGTGCCCTCAACCTCGTGGGCGCGTTCCTCTCCGTCGAGGTGGCCCTCACGGTGACCAACGCCGTCATCAACATCCAGGACAAGGCGGGTCGGCCGCTGCCCGAGCTCACTGCCGACGGTGGCTACTCGTTGCTGCTGATCGTGCTCTGCGGTCTCGTCGGGGGCATCGTGTGGAACCTGCTGACCTGGCTGCTCGGCATCCCGTCGTCGTCGTCCCACGCCCTCTTCGGCGGACTCATCGGCGCAGCCATCGCGGCCCTGGGCCTGAGCGGGGTCCACTGGGTCGGCACCGGCACCAAGCTCGACGGCGTGGTCGGCAAGGTCATCCTGCCGGGGCTCGCCTCTCCCTTCATCGCCGGCCTCGTCGCCGCGACCGGCACCTGGCTGGTCTACCGGGTGACCGTCGGGGTGGCCCAGCGCTTCACCGACAGCGGCTTCCGCTGGGGCCAGATCGGCAGCGCCTCGCTCGTCTCGCTCGCCCACGGCACCAACGACGCGCAGAAGACGATGGGCGTGATCACCCTCGCCCTGATCGGCAGCGGGCACTGGAGCGACACGAAGAGCATCCCCTTCTGGGTCAAGCTCGTCTGTGCGCTGGCGATCTCGGCGGGCACCTACATCGGCGGCTGGAGGGTGATCCGCACCCTGGGCAAGGGGCTGGTCGAGATCGCCCCGCCGCAGGGCGTCGCCGCCGAGAGCGCCTCCGCCGCGGTGATCCTCGCCTCCAGCCACCTCGGCTTCGCCCTGTCGACCACCCACGTCGCCACGGGCTCGATCCTCGGCACCGGCCTCGGGCGGAAGGGGGCGCAGGTGCGGTGGAACGTCGCGCTGCGCATGGTCGCGGCCTGGCTGATCACCCTGCCTGCCGCTGCGGTCGTCGGGGCCGCGATGTGGTGGCTCGGGCACCTCGTCGGTGGGCTGGCCGGGGCCGTCGTCGTCTTCCTGGTGCTCGTCGGCCTTGCCTCGGCGATCTACGTGCGCGCCCGCCGGCAGCCCGTGGACTCCGGCAACGTCAACGACGCGTGGGAGCTGCCCGAGCCCGCCGTCAGCGCAGCCCGCGAGAAGGCGGTGGCCCGGTGA
- a CDS encoding cation acetate symporter yields MSAAFPAVLPAATQVGNPAVNITIFAVFVVVTIGIVLRASGSNKTAADYYAGGRAFTGRQNGIAISGDYLSAASFLGIAGAIAINGYDGFLYSIGFLVAWLVALLLVAELLRNTGRFTMADVLSFRLQQRPVRIAAAISTIVVSFVYLLAQMAGAGGLVSLLLGISSSAGQNLVIVLVGVIMVGYVLIGGMKGTTWVQIVKATLLIIGAFVMAVWVLGKYGFNLSSVFQGAVDKSGSEAILNPMKQYGKSTTTKIDFISLSLALVLGTAGLPHVLMRFYTVPTSKEARKSVEWAIWIIGGFYLMTLVLGYGAGALVGAKAISAAPGKVNSAAPLLAYQLGGTFLLGIIAAVAFATILAVVAGLTITASASFAHDVYGQVIKKGQISADSEVRVARISAVVIGLVAIVGGIFANGQNIAFLVALAFAIAASANLPTILYSLFWKRFNTRGALFSMYGGLLTALVLIIFSPVVSGKKNPDGTSAAMIKDVGIDFHWFPLDNPGLISIPIGFLLGWVGTVTSREFNARKYAEMEVRSLTGSGAETEAVSH; encoded by the coding sequence ATGAGCGCCGCCTTCCCCGCCGTCCTTCCCGCCGCGACCCAGGTGGGCAACCCGGCCGTCAACATCACGATCTTCGCCGTCTTCGTCGTCGTGACCATCGGCATCGTGCTGCGTGCCTCGGGCAGCAACAAGACGGCCGCCGACTACTACGCCGGAGGTCGCGCCTTCACCGGTCGCCAGAACGGCATCGCGATCTCGGGCGACTACCTGTCGGCGGCGTCCTTCCTGGGCATCGCGGGCGCCATCGCCATCAACGGCTACGACGGATTCCTCTACTCCATCGGCTTCCTCGTCGCCTGGCTCGTGGCCCTGCTGCTCGTCGCAGAGCTGCTGCGCAACACCGGCCGCTTCACGATGGCCGACGTGCTGAGCTTCCGCCTGCAGCAGCGCCCGGTCCGGATCGCGGCTGCCATCTCGACCATCGTCGTCAGCTTCGTCTACCTGCTGGCCCAGATGGCCGGCGCGGGCGGCCTCGTCTCGCTGCTGCTGGGCATCAGCAGCAGCGCCGGGCAGAACCTCGTCATCGTGCTCGTCGGCGTCATCATGGTCGGCTACGTGCTCATCGGCGGGATGAAGGGCACCACCTGGGTGCAGATCGTCAAGGCCACCCTGCTGATCATCGGGGCCTTCGTCATGGCCGTCTGGGTGCTCGGAAAATACGGTTTCAACCTCTCGAGCGTCTTCCAGGGTGCCGTCGACAAGAGTGGCAGCGAGGCGATCCTCAACCCGATGAAGCAGTACGGCAAGAGCACCACGACGAAGATCGACTTCATCTCGCTGTCGCTCGCGCTCGTGCTCGGCACCGCCGGCCTGCCCCACGTCCTCATGCGCTTCTACACCGTGCCGACCTCCAAGGAGGCCCGCAAGTCGGTCGAGTGGGCCATCTGGATCATCGGTGGCTTCTATCTCATGACCCTCGTCCTCGGCTACGGCGCCGGCGCGCTCGTCGGGGCCAAGGCCATCAGCGCCGCACCGGGCAAGGTCAACTCGGCGGCGCCGCTGCTGGCCTACCAGCTCGGTGGCACCTTCCTGCTCGGGATCATCGCCGCCGTGGCCTTCGCGACGATCCTCGCCGTGGTGGCGGGCCTGACGATCACGGCGAGCGCCAGCTTCGCCCACGACGTCTACGGGCAGGTCATCAAGAAGGGCCAGATCTCGGCCGACTCGGAGGTGCGGGTCGCCCGCATCTCAGCCGTCGTGATCGGGCTCGTCGCCATCGTCGGTGGCATCTTCGCCAACGGACAGAACATCGCGTTCCTCGTCGCCCTCGCCTTCGCCATCGCGGCGAGCGCCAACCTGCCGACCATCCTGTACTCGCTGTTCTGGAAGCGGTTCAACACCCGCGGCGCGCTGTTCAGCATGTACGGAGGCCTGCTCACCGCCCTCGTCCTGATCATCTTCAGCCCGGTCGTCTCCGGCAAGAAGAACCCCGACGGCACGTCGGCGGCGATGATCAAGGACGTCGGTATCGACTTCCACTGGTTCCCGCTCGACAACCCCGGGCTGATCTCGATCCCGATCGGCTTCCTGCTCGGCTGGGTCGGCACGGTCACCTCGCGTGAGTTCAACGCCCGCAAGTACGCCGAGATGGAGGTGCGCTCCCTCACCGGCAGCGGCGCCGAGACGGAGGCCGTCAGCCACTGA
- a CDS encoding S8 family serine peptidase produces MEVPAVRPTTLQEPLVTPTLLLHRRRTVLVTLAIAALTAVPMSSSAGTRAGASPEAGASAAAPAGVASRSTPAPIVTPDGLLMSYVVNATVDGPQDMAAVQQAVVDAGGVVVAAWPQIGVVVAHSSRRLFRSRVVSLSSGTVGSAAPTRTVSVREGTPRGAAPTWSPAPATAVRPTAAPAAPTPDPREPEQWDLRMIGADTAHDTTDGSPAVVVGVLDSGIDASHPDLAPNIDAADSVNCTDAGRPDTSATGWLPTNSAHGTHVAGTIAAARNGIGIVGVAPGVRLASVKVVNDDGLIYPEYAICGFVWAGLRGMTVTNSSFYVDPFEFYCDDRPEQAVPAEALRRAVAWSTAQGVVHAAAAGNSSVDLAHPTIDLHSPDDGTAVARTLNKTCHDLPAELPGVAAVSALERVGSSLNGTLASYSNRGKGVIDVAAPGSAILSTLPGNGYGTLSGTSMASPHVAGVLALMASVHPGATPAQLLGWLADQADAKSCTPSPGGPACLGRTTLNSFYGNGVVDAASAVR; encoded by the coding sequence ATGGAGGTGCCCGCTGTGCGTCCGACCACCCTGCAGGAGCCCCTCGTGACCCCGACCCTGCTGCTGCATCGGCGCCGGACAGTGCTCGTCACCCTCGCGATCGCCGCGCTGACGGCCGTGCCGATGTCGTCGTCGGCCGGGACCCGGGCCGGCGCCTCGCCCGAGGCTGGCGCCTCGGCCGCAGCACCCGCGGGGGTGGCGAGCCGGTCGACGCCGGCGCCGATCGTGACACCCGACGGGCTCCTGATGAGCTATGTCGTCAACGCGACGGTCGACGGTCCCCAGGACATGGCGGCGGTGCAGCAGGCCGTGGTCGACGCGGGTGGGGTCGTGGTGGCGGCCTGGCCCCAGATCGGCGTCGTCGTCGCCCACTCCTCCCGCAGGCTCTTCCGCTCCCGCGTCGTGAGCCTGTCCAGTGGCACGGTCGGGTCGGCTGCGCCCACCCGCACGGTGTCCGTCAGGGAGGGGACGCCCCGCGGGGCCGCGCCGACGTGGTCGCCGGCGCCGGCCACCGCGGTCAGGCCCACGGCCGCCCCGGCCGCGCCGACACCCGACCCGCGCGAGCCCGAGCAGTGGGACCTGCGGATGATCGGCGCCGACACCGCCCACGACACCACCGACGGGTCGCCCGCCGTCGTCGTCGGGGTGCTCGACAGCGGCATCGACGCCAGTCACCCCGACCTGGCACCCAACATCGACGCGGCCGACTCGGTCAACTGCACCGACGCCGGTCGCCCCGACACCTCGGCCACCGGCTGGCTCCCCACGAACAGTGCTCACGGCACCCACGTGGCCGGCACGATCGCCGCCGCCCGCAACGGGATCGGCATCGTCGGTGTGGCACCGGGCGTGCGCCTCGCCTCGGTCAAGGTCGTCAACGACGACGGCCTGATCTATCCGGAGTACGCGATCTGCGGGTTCGTCTGGGCCGGGCTGCGGGGCATGACCGTGACCAACAGCAGCTTCTACGTCGACCCTTTCGAGTTCTACTGCGACGACCGCCCCGAGCAGGCCGTGCCGGCCGAGGCTCTGCGTCGGGCGGTGGCGTGGTCGACGGCACAGGGCGTGGTCCACGCGGCAGCGGCCGGCAACTCCTCGGTCGACCTGGCTCACCCGACCATCGACCTGCACAGCCCCGACGACGGCACGGCGGTGGCCCGCACCCTCAACAAGACGTGTCACGACCTGCCCGCCGAGCTGCCCGGCGTCGCCGCCGTGTCCGCCCTCGAGCGGGTCGGCTCCTCGCTCAACGGCACACTGGCGTCCTACTCCAACCGGGGCAAGGGCGTCATCGACGTCGCTGCCCCGGGATCGGCGATCCTGTCGACGCTGCCGGGCAACGGCTACGGCACCCTGAGCGGCACCTCGATGGCGTCGCCGCACGTGGCCGGTGTGCTGGCCCTCATGGCGTCGGTCCACCCGGGCGCCACCCCGGCGCAGCTGCTCGGCTGGCTGGCCGACCAGGCTGACGCGAAGTCCTGCACCCCGAGCCCGGGCGGCCCCGCCTGCCTCGGCCGCACCACCCTCAACTCCTTCTACGGCAACGGCGTCGTCGACGCTGCGTCGGCGGTGCGCTGA
- a CDS encoding pirin family protein, producing MGGADERVLLVLDGVHAWISPRSEVLRLLPHRERRMVGAWCFVDLFGPRPVADGEAMHVPPHPHTGLQTVSWLASGRVRHRDALGSVADVVPGRVAVMTAGDGIAHAEDVVVESADSEESVLHGAQLWVALPESERRTPRTFTLHEPAPQAVVEGVRVSVFAGDLAGVRGPQWGFTPLMGVELVPASAGGGGEAVASLRLDAAYEHLLAPMAGEVTVDGVTVGVGQGLFWGTDRASVQVTLSPDARVLLLGGAPFDEEIVMWWNFVARTHDEVVAARDQWNAGGDPRFGEVDYPGGERLAAPPMPSVRLRPRGRRR from the coding sequence ATGGGTGGCGCCGACGAGCGTGTGCTGCTGGTGCTCGACGGCGTGCACGCGTGGATCAGCCCCCGCAGCGAGGTGCTGCGGCTGCTGCCGCACCGGGAGCGGCGGATGGTGGGGGCCTGGTGCTTCGTCGACCTCTTCGGACCGCGACCGGTCGCCGACGGCGAGGCGATGCACGTGCCTCCGCACCCCCACACCGGTCTGCAGACCGTGAGCTGGCTGGCGTCAGGGCGGGTGCGTCACCGCGATGCGCTCGGCTCGGTCGCCGACGTGGTGCCGGGGCGGGTGGCCGTGATGACCGCGGGGGACGGGATCGCGCACGCCGAGGACGTGGTGGTCGAGTCGGCAGACTCGGAGGAGTCGGTGCTGCACGGCGCGCAGCTGTGGGTGGCCCTACCCGAGTCGGAGCGCCGGACGCCGCGCACGTTCACGCTGCACGAGCCGGCGCCGCAGGCGGTCGTCGAGGGGGTCCGGGTGAGCGTCTTCGCCGGCGACCTCGCGGGGGTGAGGGGTCCGCAGTGGGGGTTCACCCCGCTCATGGGGGTCGAGCTCGTGCCGGCGTCGGCGGGTGGCGGGGGCGAGGCGGTGGCGAGCCTGCGGCTCGATGCGGCCTACGAGCACCTGCTGGCGCCCATGGCGGGAGAGGTGACCGTCGACGGCGTGACCGTCGGGGTGGGGCAGGGTCTCTTTTGGGGAACCGACCGGGCCTCGGTGCAGGTCACCCTGTCGCCTGACGCCCGGGTGCTGCTGCTCGGGGGCGCGCCGTTCGACGAGGAGATCGTCATGTGGTGGAACTTCGTCGCCCGCACCCACGACGAGGTGGTGGCGGCGCGGGATCAGTGGAACGCCGGGGGAGACCCCCGCTTCGGCGAGGTCGACTACCCGGGCGGGGAGCGGCTCGCCGCCCCGCCGATGCCGTCGGTGCGGCTGCGACCGCGGGGCCGCCGGCGGTAG